Part of the Sulfuricurvum kujiense DSM 16994 genome, AATGCAAATGCGGTTTGTAGCAAAATATCGATTGCTTCGCTCGGATTTTCCTTTCTGGTCCCCACACCGGAATAAAATGTAGCGCCCGTCCCTTTTTCGGTATACTGATTGTCGATTTTTGCTTTTGCTATCTCCATTTTAGTCTTATATTGATTAGCTATTTCTCCCTCATAACCTATAAAAACACGGGTACTCCCTTGCTCCAAAGGGGAGGTATTGGCAAAATCGCTCTCAGCCAGACTAATCTTATTGCTACCATCAATGCTCATACTTGTATTGCTGCTAACGACATTACCGCTTGAATCACGTAAATAAGAATGAAAATCGCCTTGATCGGTTTTATAAACGTTGTAATTGATTCCTCCGTAGAGTTTCGATTTAGAATCTAAATCATAGGTCAGTTTTAATGTGGCATTGTTTTGTGTCCATGCCATTTCACCTTTATCCCCAACAGTATAGGCGGACGCTCCGGCTGGAGTTGTTGTCGGTATACCACCCGTAACAGGTGTTATTCCCGCAGTTGTACCAGGAGTTTTTACAGCGAACTCATTCACATATCCGTCACGATCTTCTCGGCTGAGTCCAAGTGTTACACCTATTCCATTTTCATAATGATTGCGGTGATACAGTGCGAAATCGTTCCCTGCCGCATCTCCAAACCCTCTTTTATATCGCACGGTTGTTTCTGGTTTATTCGATTTCTTTGTTATGATATTGATAACCCCTCCGATAGCATTACTCCCATATAATGATGAAAATGCGCCCGGTACTACTTCGATGCGCTCGACATCATCCGTCAATACGGTTCTAAAGTCGACTTTGCTGGCAAACCCGTCCACCAATGGCACCCCATCCACCAAAACTGCCGTTCTTGAGGCATTCATACCCCGTAGTGTAAAACTCCCTGCTCCAGTCCCCTGACTCATTTGACCGTTCATCGGTGTCCCCATGCTAAGACCCGGAACCATCAATAATGCATCGCTAACACGCGAGACATTTCTTTGCTTTAATTCATCATTTGAAATGACCGTCACCGAAGCAGGCGAATCGGACAAGGCTTGTTCCGTTTTAGTTGCCGTTATCGATACATTCCCTAAATCAGCTACTTCATTAGCATAAGCGCTGCTGCAAAACAGTACAGCGGCCAGAGATATCTTAATATAAGACATTAATATCCTTGCATTAAAAAATTGAAAGGATTATTTCAAAGAAGTGTTACATTAGTGTTAACTTAAACCGATGAATTAACACAAATGTAACACTCTTTTATCATAATTCTATTTATTAACATAAACTTAAGGAATTGCGATGGTAAATCCCCGCCGTATCACCCACAGCATCTTACTCTCCTCTTTGATTGCAGGATCATGCTTCGGATCAGAAAATCTCGGTATTATCAATGTCGATTCGACAACGATTGATGACCGGTTCGACTCGAAACAAACGGAAGTTTCAAATACATCGACGATCAGCGGCGAGAGTGTTGATCAAGCCCATATTGAAAATATTCAGCAAGTGCTCAATAAAATTCCCGGACTCACAACCGAGGTAACGGGGGGAGACAAATTTAAGCTTCACATTCGCGGAGTCGAAAACCAAAGATATATGGGGGAAAAACCGGGTGTTGCCGTCGTTATCGACGGTGTTCCTGTTTTTGAACGGACCGGAAGCGTCAATATCGATTTGGACAATATCGAATCGATTAAAGTGGTAAAAGGGGGAGCTTCCTACCTGTTCGGCGAAGATGCGCTAAGCGGTGCCGTCATTATCACGACGAAAAAAGGGGCAAAAAACAGTTACAGCGCCGTAGGGGCTGAAACGGGAAGTTTCGGATTCCGAAAATATCTTGCACGTGCCGGCTACGCCAATGACAAATTGAACTTTTACGTTCAAGGGTCAAAACGGACAACCGACGGCTATTGGGA contains:
- a CDS encoding TonB-dependent receptor; translation: MSYIKISLAAVLFCSSAYANEVADLGNVSITATKTEQALSDSPASVTVISNDELKQRNVSRVSDALLMVPGLSMGTPMNGQMSQGTGAGSFTLRGMNASRTAVLVDGVPLVDGFASKVDFRTVLTDDVERIEVVPGAFSSLYGSNAIGGVINIITKKSNKPETTVRYKRGFGDAAGNDFALYHRNHYENGIGVTLGLSREDRDGYVNEFAVKTPGTTAGITPVTGGIPTTTPAGASAYTVGDKGEMAWTQNNATLKLTYDLDSKSKLYGGINYNVYKTDQGDFHSYLRDSSGNVVSSNTSMSIDGSNKISLAESDFANTSPLEQGSTRVFIGYEGEIANQYKTKMEIAKAKIDNQYTEKGTGATFYSGVGTRKENPSEAIDILLQTAFALSDMNYITVGLNQRNTELDRKVYNLTNWRDEDSVTGSATEGAYGKSATSSIFIQDEIALSDTFTVYAGGRYDRWETEGDNFKIGTGAYDNTFDKRSDNAFSPKLSVVYLPIEDITLRASAGKSFRAPDNYELYGTLYCCSTYYQSNPNLKPEVATTYEIGGEWRATTDLKTGVSLYQTTLKDMIYGKRIDATHQEKSNAGEARVQGIELTANVNLTSWLNLDLSYSYIDSEVLKNEADPTTVGNKLAQTPTRMWSGALSAKYGNWSGLVETKYSDEVFSTESNAADVGGVFGSYDAYWMTNAKVDYVINKGLKASLSVNNLTDETVYQYSLLPGRNVTAELIMTF